The Thermodesulfobacteriota bacterium genome has a segment encoding these proteins:
- the argH gene encoding argininosuccinate lyase — protein sequence MSEKPWGGRFREETLKIVERFTASIGFDRRMYRQDIRGSQAHARMLAAVGVLTTEEAETLVAGLDRVLAEIEAGTFVFRDADEDIHMAVEKRLTELVGPVGGKLHTGRSRNDQVALDLRLYLADEVPEVLDLLRGLCEVFLTRGEAEAAVLLPGYTHLQRAQPVTFGHHWLAYFEMFLRDAERFRDALGRIRRSPLGAGALAGTPYPLDRARVARELGFAEVCRNSLDAVSDRDFAVEFLFAATVVMTHLSRLSEELVLWSAQEFRFVELSDGFCTGSSIMPQKKNPDVPELLRGKAGRAVGNLVALLTTLKALPLAYNKDMQEDKEPVFDSLDTVKGSLAIAVEMVRSLRVRPEKAEQALQAGYLTATDLADYLVRKGLPFRQAHEVVGRIVGHLEAAGGTLEGLPLETLRSFSDRIDADVYAALDPRASVAARRAVGGPNPENVRREARLGRERLDAVWPRRD from the coding sequence ATGTCCGAGAAGCCCTGGGGCGGGCGATTCCGGGAAGAGACCCTGAAGATCGTGGAGCGGTTTACCGCTTCCATCGGCTTCGACCGGCGGATGTACCGGCAGGACATCCGGGGTTCCCAGGCCCACGCGCGGATGCTTGCGGCCGTGGGGGTGCTCACGACGGAGGAGGCCGAGACGCTCGTGGCGGGCCTCGACCGGGTGCTCGCGGAGATCGAGGCGGGCACCTTTGTCTTCCGCGACGCCGACGAAGACATCCACATGGCGGTGGAGAAGCGCCTCACCGAGCTCGTGGGCCCGGTGGGGGGCAAGCTCCACACGGGCCGGAGCCGCAACGACCAGGTGGCCCTGGATCTTCGGCTCTACCTGGCCGACGAGGTCCCGGAGGTGCTGGACCTCCTGCGGGGGCTGTGCGAGGTCTTCCTGACCCGGGGCGAGGCCGAGGCCGCCGTGCTCCTGCCCGGCTACACCCACCTCCAACGCGCCCAGCCCGTGACCTTCGGCCACCACTGGCTCGCCTACTTCGAGATGTTCCTCCGGGACGCCGAGCGGTTTCGCGACGCCCTGGGGCGGATCCGACGCTCTCCGCTCGGGGCCGGCGCGCTCGCGGGCACCCCCTATCCCCTGGACCGGGCACGGGTGGCCCGGGAGCTCGGGTTCGCCGAGGTGTGCCGCAACAGCCTGGACGCCGTGTCGGACCGGGACTTCGCTGTGGAGTTCCTCTTCGCCGCGACGGTGGTCATGACCCACCTCTCGCGCCTGTCCGAAGAGCTCGTCCTCTGGTCGGCCCAGGAATTCCGGTTCGTGGAGCTCTCCGACGGCTTCTGCACGGGCTCCTCCATCATGCCCCAGAAGAAGAACCCCGACGTGCCCGAGCTCCTGCGGGGCAAGGCAGGGCGCGCCGTGGGGAACCTGGTGGCGCTGCTCACCACCCTCAAGGCCCTGCCGCTCGCCTACAACAAGGACATGCAGGAGGACAAGGAGCCCGTCTTCGATTCCCTGGACACGGTCAAGGGCAGCCTCGCCATAGCCGTGGAGATGGTCCGGAGCCTCCGAGTGCGCCCCGAGAAGGCCGAGCAGGCCCTCCAGGCCGGCTACCTCACCGCCACGGATCTCGCGGACTACCTGGTGCGCAAGGGCCTGCCCTTCCGCCAGGCCCACGAGGTGGTGGGCCGCATCGTCGGCCACCTGGAGGCCGCCGGCGGCACCCTGGAGGGGCTGCCCCTGGAGACCCTGCGGTCCTTCTCGGACCGGATCGACGCCGACGTGTACGCCGCCCTCGATCCCCGGGCGAGCGTGGCGGCCCGCCGGGCCGTGGGCGGCCCCAACCCCGAGAACGTCCGGCGGGAGGCCCGCCTGGGCCGGGAGCGCCTCGATGCGGTCTGGCCGAGGAGGGACTAG